AGATGGTACCGTCTGGAAAATGCCTCTGGAGGTGATTTCAGTTGAAACCGGCCATCGGCGCCCACGGGAATCACCGCTCCGTGGCGCCATCCTCCCTGTTCCAGGATGCCGCTGATACCGCTTTTGTTCCAGGCATCGGGATCGCTGACGTACCCGTGAACCAGCAGCAGTAGCGCTGAAGGTTTTTCAATGGCCGTTCCCCGTGGTGGCGCGGCGATGACGAAAAGGGGCAGAAGGCAAAAAAAGAAGAGACGTCGGTACATGGGAGGGGCAATCCTGGTCCGGATCGCGAAACGACAAATCGTAAGGTGGCGGACAAGTGCGATCAATTCAGTTTCATGAGGACGCCCAGGGCACTGAATCCGGCGATCATGAGTCCACCGAGACGGATGATGATGCGGTATTCCATCTCGCGCATTTCGGACCGTAACGCAGCGATGTCGGTCTTGCTGGCCAGATCCTGCAATGGCGCATCCTGAGCCTTCTTGAATGCGTTGACCATCCCCTTGGATTGCTCCTTGGTGAAACCGGATGATTCGAGGGATTCCACAAGATCCAGCGTATCAAAAGTGGCAACCGTCATGACAAGGCTCCCTCGGCTACAATGGATGACGCCAACAGCATACCACACTGTCTGGACGAAAAGGGAAAAATTTCGTCGCCGTCATTCAGATCGAAGCATGCCCAGCATGCTCATCAAGAAACTGCTGAAGATGGTTTGCACACCCAGGGCGATCATGGTGACGGCGGGGATGACGATGCGCAGTGCCGCGGTCGGTTCCAGATTGCCAAAGGAGACGTCGGCCCAGTTGTGGACCCCGAAAAGCAGCAGCGCCAGACCGGCCACGACCGTGGCGAAGCCGGCCATCAATCCGGTTTCCAGTCTGATGAAGCGAAAGAGCGGAGTCAGGAGTGGATCGTCGGGATGGATCCCCTTCCGGCTGACGAAAACGCGCCCCAAAGCCCAGAAGGAGATGCACTGAAAACCGATGATGCACATCAGACCACTGACCAGAAGCGTGTTGACATCCAGTCCGATGTCCCCGATCCACAGGGTGCCGGGCAGAATCAGAAAAAAACCGACCAAACCAAGAAGGAACAGAAACAGGCCCGGAACGAGGAACACCCAATTGGGGGAGAGAATCATCATGAAGCGCAGATGCCGCCATCCATCGCGCCATGTTTTCAGATGGGGCGGGCGACCACGCTGATCGGGATGCAGGGTGATGGGGGTTTGTTCGATGCGCAATCGGGCCAGGGTCGCCTTGATCACCATTTCGCTGGCGAACTCCATGCCCGGGGTGGTCAAGCCGAGGGACTGGATCCGTTCTTTGGAAAAGCCGCGCATGCCACAGTGGAAGTCCTGTACCGGACATCCGAAGAAGAGCCGACCGATCCAACTGAGCACCGGATTTCCCAGCCATCGGTGCAGTGGCGGCATGGCGCCGGGCAAAATGGTTCCGCCCCCTTTGGGCAGGCGGCAGCCCATCACCAGCTCCGTCCCCTGGCGTAATTTTTCCACGAAGGGATCGATCACCGACCAGTCATAGCTGTCATCGGCGTCGGCCATGATGATGTAGCGTCCTCTGGCGTGTTCGATGCCGGCCATCAGGGCGCTGCCATATCCCCGAATCGGGACATCGATGACCCGGGCGCCGGCGGCAATGGCTATTTTCTGCGAACCGTCACTGCTGCCGTTATCGGCAATGAGCACTTCTCCATGGATATTGAGTCGCTCAAGAGCGGCGACCCCTTTGCGCACGCAGACCTCAATGGAGTTGGCCTCGTTCAGACAAGGCATCAGCAGCGTCAGTTCCATCGGGTCGCTGTTCATCGCATTCTCAAAGGTAGACGGCGTTTCGCCATTTGGAATAACATGATTCAAAGTGCCAGGAGTGGCATTCCGGGAGCAACCGACACTTCCAATATTTTCTATCATGGCGCATCGAAGGATGGCAAGTTCATCGCGCACGGCGGTGAAGGCGAACCGTCCGGTTGGTAGCGGCGCGAGGTGGGTTCCTTGTTGCATCGGCGCGTGTGCCATGTGCCACGAAAGGGTGGGTGCAAACCACGATGAGCAATCATTTGTTCGATCTTTCCGATGAATATGACCAAATGCTCAACAAGGGTTTGCGTCTGTCGGGCGAGGGAAGGCGTTTTTTTTTGGAGGGGAGAGTCGATTTTCTCCTGAAACGTCTGCCATCCGGGCGTCCCTGGCGGCGGATATTGGATTATGGTTGCGGCTTGGGCGAAACCAGCGCCTGTCTGGCGCGCCGGTTTCCCGAGGCGGAGGTGGTCGGAGTGGATACTTCGCCCGCGGCGCTGAAGAGCGCCCGCCGCCAGTATGGCAGCGATCGTGTTACGTTCAGCATGCTGGAAGAACTGGATCGATCCGAACGGTTCGATCTGTGTTATTGCAATGGCGTGTTTCACCATATCCCGGTCAACATGCGTCCCCGGGCCGTCGAACTGGTCCACCGTGTTTTGTGTCCGGGTGGGACCTTTGCATTTTTTGAAAACAATCCGTGGAATCCCGGAACGCGCCTGGTCATGCGGTTGGTACCGTTCGACCGGGACGCCATTATGATTTCGCCGGCTCGGGCGGTCCGGATGTTGCGTTCCGGCGGTTTTTCCGTCAATGACACGCCGGATTATCTGTTCATCTTTCCCAAAGTGCTTGCGGCGTTGCGTCCACTGGAGCCAAAATTGGTGAAATATCCCTTTGGGGCGCAGTATTTGATCCTGTCACGTAAAGGGACGGGTGGGTATTGCGTTATTCCTCGATCCGATCCAGAGGATGCGGCGTCAGGAACGTCAGTTGGACATCGCGAACCGTAAACGGGCCGTTCCGTGTGTGCAGAATGACCCTGAAGCGTGACAGAGGCCTGGGTAGATGGGCCATCAGAATATTCTCGCGTTCTTCGCCGGCGCTTCGTTCATGATAGGCGCGGCCCATGTAGATGGAGATTGCCATGTCCGGGTTTTCCCGCGTCCACCCCAGAAGCCGCGCCCGGATTTCGCCCAGATGGACTGTCGTCGATGCCTTGAATGACAAACGAAGCAGCCGCTCCTCCGGCGGATGATTGCCATCACCCGCGTCTGTCCAGGCCGAGGTGCCTTCGGGAATGGTCAACGGTGCGTCAAGGTGCATCCGGCCCTGGTCCGTTTGCGTGAAGCCTTCGTCCTGGCCCAGGGTCCAGACAGCGCCATCTCCCAGGGTGAATGTGGTGCCTTGTCGTTGGATGGTCCGCGGACCCACGAGAAACAAATCGGTGAAATCCAGCCCCTGCCGATGGCGGTAGCGTATCGGATAGCGGTCGAGAAGCGGCATGAATTCGTGGATGTCGCCATTCTGATTCAGACGCCGCCACTCGGCGATGAAATAGCCCGGCCTGTCGAAGACCGTTCCCGCGGGGCCGGTCCGCCACCCCTGCTCATGAGAGAGGTACATCGGGCGGATCGCGCCCCAGCCGCCCCCCTTGTAAATGAATTTCTCCCCTCCGGTCCGTTGGACGTCGGCGTTGGCCGCGTCGCTGACGCGCGCGTAGGCGTCATACCCGTCGATCATCAGGTAGGGGACCGTCCGGGCCGCCGACAGATTCCACAGGCAGAGGCCGGCGAGCGCGGCGGCGGCTGTACCCAAGGTCAGCCGTCGCGCCCAAGGTCCGAAACGCGCCGATGCGTCGATGATCCGGAAAGAAAGATCGATGGCGGCAAGATAGAAGAACGCGGCGCATCCGGCGTAATAGCGCACCAGGGCTTCGATGAAAGGGTGGATGGGATCGACGCTCAAATACAAGAATGCCATCATTCCGAAGGGGAACGCCAATAACAACAAGTTGATCCGGGGGCGGCGCTCCTTGAGCCGGGTCATCCAGAAGAGACCGCCAACGATCCCGGTGGCGAACAGCGCAAATTCCGCCGATCCGGTATAGTGCAGCAATTTGGGGTACCGCAGCAAAAACCAGGAAAGATCGCCGCCGGGTAGATGGGGAAAGGCATTTTCCAGGACCTTGTCGATGCCGAGGAAATATTTGTAACGGATCAGGGGGTCGCCGAAAAGCCGGGTGAAATAGTTCATTTCGACGATGATGCCGAGCAGTCCGGCGGTGGTCATCCAGGCGAAGACCCGCCGACGATGGCCAAGCATTGGAATGATGGCCATGGCCGCCACGGCGTGAAAGACGAACGTTTCGCGTGCCCCGACACCGAGCCAGAGCGCCAGTCCCGCCATGAACGCCGCGGCGAGGCGGCGATGGTTCCAGGACGGCATCGGTTTTGCGTCATTGCGGAATCCTCCTCCGGCGTAAACGAGCGCCGCGATGCCCAGAAAGATGAGGGATGCGCCGATATTGTCCGGAAGCAGGATGGTGTCCACCTCCAGATAGGCGTAGCCGCAGCTCCACAGGGCGACGAGTATCAGGGCAGCGTGGCTGTTGAACAGGGCGCGTCCAAGCAGAAAAAGGCTCAATCCCGACAGCAGTGCCGAAGCGAATACGGCGGTGGTATAGGTGGTCACGCTGTACCCGAAGAACATTGCCGGGATCGCCACCAGCCAGGCCATGGTGGGCCTGAGGTTGTGATGATGCAGGCCGATGGGTGTCGGATCGGGCAGATAACCGCCGGCGCCCATGTTCATGTAGCTCATGGGATCGCTGTTGATGGGCGTTTTGATCAGCCACAGGCGCAGGGCCATGCCGATGACGAGCAATGCCGTAAGGATCAACCACTTTTGTTTGCGGGTCATGTCGCGCGTTTCATCCATGGTGGACTCCATACCTTGACATGCACGCGCACATGGAAAACAGATGATCGTGCCGATGAAAAAGCCGAGGGTTGGACCGGGGATGGTCTGTCTCGCCGAACCAGCCCGTTTTCATGGATAACACATTTCCTGAACCCGCAACAGGAGAAGAACGTGAACGATGGTGGTCTGTTGTGTCGCTTTCTCGATGACATGCAGGTGGAACATGGTCTGTCGGCCAATACCCTGGAGGCCTACCGTCATGATCTGGAAGGGTTGGAACGATTCCTGACGGGACAGGGGGTGGGATGGCTCGATGCGGGACGGAAGGATCTTTCGGAATGGTTGCACATGATGCTCCAGGAACGACTGGCCCCCGCGTCCATGGCCCGCAAACGTTCTGCCGCGGGGCGGATGTTTCGCTGGCTTGCGGCGGGAGAACTGCGCCGGGACGATCCGACGGACCTGTTGGAAAGCCCGCGCCGTGGGCGGCGTCTGCCGAAGGTGTTGAGCGAGGCGGAGGTCGAAGCCCTGTTGGCCGCTCCGGATCGCAATGATGTCCTGGGTCTTCGCGATGCCGCCATGCTGGAAACCCTGTACGCCACCGGCCTGCGCGTTTCGGAACTCGTGGGGCTGACAACCGATGCCCTGGACGAGGGGTTTGGTTTTCTGCGGGTCGTGGGCAAGGGAGACAAGGAACGGGTTGTCCCCATCGGTCAGGTGGCCTTGGCGTTGATCGGACGGTATCAACGCGCTTCCCGGCCAGTTCTTCTGGGAAAACGTGCCGTTCCCGATCTGTTCGTCACCAATCGCGGCCAGGGCATGACGCGGCAGAACTTCTGGTACATCATCCGTCGCCATGCCCTGATGGCGGGAATCCAGACGCCGTTGTCCCCCCATCTGCTGCGACACTCCTTCGCCTCCCATCTGCTCAATCATGGCGCCGATCTGCGCGGTGTCCAGATGATGCTGGGACATGCCGACATTTCCACGACTGAAATCTATACCCACGTCGCCCGTGAACGACTCAAGGAGGTGCATCGAAACTATCATCCTCGAAGTGATGGGCAGTGAAGGAAGGAACCGATGTTCATGGTGAATGGGGAAGATGCACGTCAACGGCAAACGGGAGGGGTGCAAAAAGGCTTTTTCACGGACCCGATCAAGTCCGGGGTTGCCCTGGTTACCGGTGGCGCGGTCCGTCTGGGGGCCAGGATCAGTCACGACCTTGCATCCCTGGGGTTTTCCGTCGCCTTGACGTACCACCGTTCCGGCGATGCCGCGCTTGATCTGACCCGAAAGATTGAACGAGAGGGAGGGGTTGCCCGTCCTTTTTCCCTGGATCTGGCTGATCCGGAGAACATCTCTTTCCTCGTCGCGTCCGTGGAACGGCATCTGGGACCGATTTCCCTCCTGGTCAACAATGCCGGAGTGTTCCTGGCCGATTCGGGTCCTGAAGGATGGGCGTTGTTGGAACATCAGCTCAAGATCAATCTTCAAGGCCCCCTGTGGCTTTCCATGGAGGTGGCCCGATCCATGGAACAGGCCGGCATCAAGGGGCAGATCATCACCATTGCCGACATCTGGGGCGAACGCCCCCTTTCCCGGCATGCTGCCTATGGTGCCGCCAAGGCGGGCATGATCATGGCGACCCAGGTCCTGGCCCGCGACCTGGCCCCGGACATCCGGGTCAATGCCATCGCTCCCGGAGCGGTCTATCCCCCTCCGAAGGAGGACCCGGGGTACACCACCATGCGTTCCCGAACCCCCTTGGCCGCGGCCTCCGGTGCCGATGCGGTCCTCGCGGCCATTCACTACCTCCTGGAGGCCGGATTCGTTACCGGAGAGGTGTTGCATGTGGATGGAGGACGTCGTCTGGCTTGATTTTCGTTCGCGGCGCTTTTCCTTCACGGCGCTCCTGTCGTGCCGCGTTCGACCCGCCGCGGGAGCCAAGGATTCCTTCCATGGTTGAAGGATTCTTTGGAAATTGGTCCGCGGTCCAGGGCCGTCCATCCGGCCCGAAGTGGCGCCGATTCGCGGAAAAGGAAACGGAAAAAAATCAAAAAATAGTTCAAGATCAAATCGATGACGTAAAGCCTTCCGTGTGTCGCCCGAATGTCCGGGACTATGGCATGAATATTGTTGAAACATGTTTCAGAGTCCACGTGCCGAACCTTGTGACAAATAGGAAAAATATGGGCGATACCCTCTACAATGTTTTGTTCCTGTGTACCGGAAATTCGGCCCGCAGCATCATTGCCCAGGCCATCCTCGAGCGGGAAGGGGCGGGACGTTTCGCCGCCTTCAGCGCCGGAAGCCGTCCCGTGGGTCAGGTCAATCCCGATGCCCTTCGGGTGCTGACCATGATCAAACATCCCACCGACCATCTCCATTCCAAAAGCTGGGAGATCTACAGTCGATCCGACGCCCCGGTGATGGATTTCGTGTTCACCGTCTGTGACCAGGCGGCCAACGAAGTGTGTCCCGTCTGGCCGGGACATCCGATCACCGCCAACTGGGGGGTTCCCGACCCCGCCGCCTTCGTTGGAACCATCAAGGAAAAGGCGGTCGCCTTCAACGAAACCTATCGTTTGCTTTTCAACAGAATTTCCACTTTCGTCAATCTGCCGATCAAGACCCTCGACCGATTGAGTCTCCAACGACAGGTCGTGGATATCGGGCGTCAGATGTCGTGAGATGCATGGGTGGCGCATCCGGGGTGATTATACTGGTTGCTATCAGAAAGGCGCTCAATGAGGTTTCGGAGAATAATAAAAACTATTGAAAGGTATCTTGGCGCGAATAAAAAAAAACAGAAGAGACGAATCGGCGCATTTGAAAAAATTCTTGACCGACTTTCGGAGAAGGAAACCACGGTGTTGATGCGTTTGAATCGTGAAACAGATCCGAGGAAGGTCAAGGAAATGAAAAAAAAACTCAGATTGATCCACGCGAACAAGGTTCAGGGGATCAGGATTTGTCGCCAGATGCGGTATGTGGAAAAGAAGGAATGAATCCAAAGGTTCGTCTTGGACTGGTTTTCATCAACGCAACAAAGAATGATAACGATAAATCACACACATTTATGGAGACGAGGTATCATGAACTGCAAAAAAGCATTGAAAAGTTTGAGTCTGGCCGCGATTTGCGTGAGCGGTGCGCTCATGTTTCCCGGCAATGCGGTTGCCCGGGATCAGATCCAGATTGTCGGGTCTTCGACCGTCTATCCCTTTGCCACGACGGTGGCGGAGGAATTTGGTCGTGCCGGCAAGTTCAAGGCCCCGGTGATCGAAAGCACGGGGACGGGTGGAGGATTCAAACTTTTCTGTTCGGGGGTGGGTGACCGTTTTGCCGATATTTCCAATGCCTCCCGGCGGATCAAAAAGTCGGAAGTGGAAACCTGCGCTGCCAATGGGGTCAGCGACATCACCGAAATCAAGATTGGTTATGACGGCATTGTCCTTGCCAGTTCCCGCAGCGCCAAGCCCATGAATCTTTCTCTCAAGGACGTTTTCATGGCCCTGGCCCGCCAGGTTCCCGACAAGGATGGGAAGATGGTCGATAATCCCAACAAATCTTGGAAGGATGTCAATGCCGAACTGCCCGACATCAAGATTCGGGTTCTGGGACCCCCGCCCACCTCCGGCACCCGTGATGCCTTTGCCGAGTTGGCCATGGAGGGTGGGTGCAAGGCGATTCCCGAGTTGAAGGAACTCGTCAAAAAGGATGAAAAACAACTCAAGCCCGTCTGCCACAGTGTTCGCGAGGATGGGGCCTATGTCGAAGCGGGAGAAAACGACAACCTGATCGTGCAAAAGTTGATCGCCGACCCGATGTCCCTGGGTGTGTTTGGCTATTCGTTTCTCGAACAGAACCAGGATCAAATTCAGGGGAACATCGTCGGCGGGGTGAAACCGACGTTCGACAACATTGCCAACGGCAGTTATCCCGTTTCCCGTCCCCTGTTCATCTACATCAAGAAGGCCCACATCGGAATGGTTCCGGGCATTGCCGAATTCGTGGCGGAATTTTCCAGCGAACGCGCCTGGGGCAACGAGGGATACCTGGCGGAACGGGGGCTGATCCCCATGCCGACCGAAGAACGCAAGAAGTTTGCCGAAGATGCCAAGACGATGCGTAAACTGGAACTGTAAGTGTACCTTGGGAACGAGGGTTTTTCCCTTGTTCCGGGGACCGGTCTTCCGAGGTCCGATTCCTTGAGGACCGGTGGCTCCGCCCCCTGGACGTTTCGTAACGAATCAAACGATCCAGGGTCGAACCGATACAGGATTCGATGATGCCCTGCTTATGCCCGGGCCAGGGAGATTGATTCATGACCGCTTTCGACGAACTGAAATCAGAGGCGTTCCTCCCCACCCGATAATTTGGCTATTTGTCGCTCCAGGGCGAAGGATTGTTCTTCCCACGCCTTCATTGCCCGGCCCAGGTTGGATTCGAGTCGTCCGTTTTCCGCCAATCGTTCCAGCAGCAGTTCCTTGTTTTCCCGGGCGTGCAGTCCGGGGTCGGTCAGGGCGTCGCGATTGGCCGCGAGCGCTGTTTCCAGCTCTTCGATTTCCTGCTCCAGAATGGCGATCTGGCGCCGCGGATCACGGGTGGCAAGGTCCATCTCCCTGCGCCGCTGGGCCGCTTCCCGGCGACGGTCCCTGGGACTGGAACGGGGGGTGGTGGACGTATCCGGATTGGATCCCTTTTCGCTGGCGACCAGGTCGAGATAATCGTCCAGGCTCCCTTCCCAGGGGCGAATGGTTCCCCCGGCGATCAACCAGAAACGATCGCATACCGTTTCCATCAGATCACGGTCGTGGGTTACCAGGATCATCGATCCCGCATAGTCGGACAATCCTTCCTCCAGGGCGGCCCGTGATTCCATGTCCAGATGGTTGGTGGGTTCGTCGAGCAACAGCAGGTTGGGGGCGGCGAGAAACAACCGGGCCAGGGCCAGGCGGGCCTTCTCGCCGCCCGACAGGACCGATACGGTCTTGAATACCTCTTCTCCCGAAAACAGAAATCCGCCGAGCAAGGTCCGGATTTTTTCTCCCGTCATTCCCTTTCCGGCGGCGCGTGTCGCCGATTCCAGGATGGTTTCTCCGGCCAGGAGCGCTTCCATCGCATGTTGGGCAAAGTGACCGCTCACGACCCGGTCTCCCAGGATGACGCTTCCCCGGTCGGGGGCCAGGGTGCGGTGGATGATCTTGAGCAGGGTCGATTTGCCGGCGCCATTGGGACCGAGAAGACCCACCCGGTCGCCCCGTTCCAGGTTCAGGGTGACATTGGCAAATACCGGCAAGGGGCCAAACTCCTTGGAAACTCCGTTCAGGGCGAGGACCTCGCGCGCCGATGGCGGCGGCTCGGGAAGCGCCACCCGATCGAGGTGACGTTGCGACACGACGGTTCGTACCGGTTCGATCCGGTCCAGACGCTTGATCCGGCTTTGTACCTGCCTGGCCTTGGTCGCCTTGGCGCGGAACCGGCGGATGAATCGTTCCAGATGATCGATCTCCTGCTTTTGCCTTTCGGCCAGTTTTTCCTGTTGCAGCAGGCGTTCCTGGCGTTGCGACAGATAACGTTCGAAATCGACCGAGTACCGGGTGACCGTTTTTCCCTCGATCGCAACCGTTACCCGGGTGGTGCGCTGAATGAAACCGCGGTCGTGCGAAATGATCATGCAGGTGGCGGCTCCGTTTTGAATGAACCGTTCCAGCCAGGCGCAGGATTCCAGATCCAGATGATTGGTCGGTTCGTCCAGGAGCAGCAGGTCGGCACGGGAAAACAACAGCCGCGCCAGGGCGATCCGCATACGCCATCCTCCCGAGAAGGTATCCAGAGGACGTTCCAGATCCGCGGTCGAAAAGCCCAGGCCGTGCAGAATGGCGCCGCAGCGACTTTCGGCACTGAAGGAATCGAGCGCTTCAAGTCGATGTTCGATGTCACCCAGTCGTTCCAGAACCTCCCGCGGTGGGGTTTCATGCGCCTCGATGACCCGGTCGAGCCGTTCCCGTTCCCTTCTGAGCTGCATCAATTCGGTATCTCCCTCCAGGGTCTCCTCAAGAATCGGACGCCCGGAAGGGGTCGGTTCCTGGGCCAGCATTCCGATCCGGACCCCTCCCGCCAGACGGATTTCCCCTTCATCGCATTCGAGGGCGCCGACGATCATCTTGAACAGGGTGGTCTTGCCACACCCGTTGGGACCGATCACCGCAACCTTCTCTCCCCGATGGATCGTCAGGCTGGAGGGAGAGAACAGCTCTTTGGCGGCAAAACTTTTTTTGATATTTTCGATGAACAGCATGAAAAACAGCCTGTCGGAAACCTTCCATGAGGGTAAAACGGGAGGCCATTCTAGGGGAGGGGTTCGGGAGGGGGCAAGATGAAAATGCACAAAGGGGTCAAGAGGTTCATTTTCGTGGTGTCGCGTTTTGTTCCGGCATCCTTCCTGATTCTGCTCACGATCCTTTCCGTGGTCCTGTTCCTGATGTTCTTTCAATACTCATGGCGCGCAACCTTTCTGGAGTGGACCGGTATCCGACCGCCGTTTATGATCGAGGTCAAATCTCCCTGGGTGCGGTTGCACCCCTTGGAACTGGGAAGCGATGGTGTCCGGATCTTCTTTATTTCGGGGGCGACGCTCAATCTTGACCGGGTGGTCATCGGCGCCGGCATGGGAATCCTGACGCGATGGTCGCTTGAATATCTTCGTCTGGACAGACCGGTGTTGCGCTTGCCGACGCCGGTGACCGCCATGGAATACGCGGCGGATGAATCCAGGGAAGATGCGCGGGAAATGTTTTTTCCCTGGCCGTTCGGGATCGATGGGGTGGAAATCGTGGCGGGGGAGGTGATTCAAGCGGCGATTCCGGGAAAGGAAGGGTGGCGGATTCATGATCTTTCCCTTCTCGGTCAGGATCTGACTACCGAAGCCATCGAGATTCATTT
The window above is part of the Magnetococcales bacterium genome. Proteins encoded here:
- a CDS encoding glycosyltransferase family 2 protein produces the protein MNSDPMELTLLMPCLNEANSIEVCVRKGVAALERLNIHGEVLIADNGSSDGSQKIAIAAGARVIDVPIRGYGSALMAGIEHARGRYIIMADADDSYDWSVIDPFVEKLRQGTELVMGCRLPKGGGTILPGAMPPLHRWLGNPVLSWIGRLFFGCPVQDFHCGMRGFSKERIQSLGLTTPGMEFASEMVIKATLARLRIEQTPITLHPDQRGRPPHLKTWRDGWRHLRFMMILSPNWVFLVPGLFLFLLGLVGFFLILPGTLWIGDIGLDVNTLLVSGLMCIIGFQCISFWALGRVFVSRKGIHPDDPLLTPLFRFIRLETGLMAGFATVVAGLALLLFGVHNWADVSFGNLEPTAALRIVIPAVTMIALGVQTIFSSFLMSMLGMLRSE
- a CDS encoding SDR family NAD(P)-dependent oxidoreductase, which produces MFMVNGEDARQRQTGGVQKGFFTDPIKSGVALVTGGAVRLGARISHDLASLGFSVALTYHRSGDAALDLTRKIEREGGVARPFSLDLADPENISFLVASVERHLGPISLLVNNAGVFLADSGPEGWALLEHQLKINLQGPLWLSMEVARSMEQAGIKGQIITIADIWGERPLSRHAAYGAAKAGMIMATQVLARDLAPDIRVNAIAPGAVYPPPKEDPGYTTMRSRTPLAAASGADAVLAAIHYLLEAGFVTGEVLHVDGGRRLA
- the xerD gene encoding site-specific tyrosine recombinase XerD, which produces MQADGCRIGQITAGAHVHVAHGIAVDGRFDQPQAQGHADDEQCRKDQPLLFAGHVARFIHGGLHTLTCTRTWKTDDRADEKAEGWTGDGLSRRTSPFSWITHFLNPQQEKNVNDGGLLCRFLDDMQVEHGLSANTLEAYRHDLEGLERFLTGQGVGWLDAGRKDLSEWLHMMLQERLAPASMARKRSAAGRMFRWLAAGELRRDDPTDLLESPRRGRRLPKVLSEAEVEALLAAPDRNDVLGLRDAAMLETLYATGLRVSELVGLTTDALDEGFGFLRVVGKGDKERVVPIGQVALALIGRYQRASRPVLLGKRAVPDLFVTNRGQGMTRQNFWYIIRRHALMAGIQTPLSPHLLRHSFASHLLNHGADLRGVQMMLGHADISTTEIYTHVARERLKEVHRNYHPRSDGQ
- a CDS encoding DUF1640 domain-containing protein, which translates into the protein MTVATFDTLDLVESLESSGFTKEQSKGMVNAFKKAQDAPLQDLASKTDIAALRSEMREMEYRIIIRLGGLMIAGFSALGVLMKLN
- a CDS encoding arsenate reductase ArsC; this encodes MGDTLYNVLFLCTGNSARSIIAQAILEREGAGRFAAFSAGSRPVGQVNPDALRVLTMIKHPTDHLHSKSWEIYSRSDAPVMDFVFTVCDQAANEVCPVWPGHPITANWGVPDPAAFVGTIKEKAVAFNETYRLLFNRISTFVNLPIKTLDRLSLQRQVVDIGRQMS
- a CDS encoding PstS family phosphate ABC transporter substrate-binding protein, whose amino-acid sequence is MNCKKALKSLSLAAICVSGALMFPGNAVARDQIQIVGSSTVYPFATTVAEEFGRAGKFKAPVIESTGTGGGFKLFCSGVGDRFADISNASRRIKKSEVETCAANGVSDITEIKIGYDGIVLASSRSAKPMNLSLKDVFMALARQVPDKDGKMVDNPNKSWKDVNAELPDIKIRVLGPPPTSGTRDAFAELAMEGGCKAIPELKELVKKDEKQLKPVCHSVREDGAYVEAGENDNLIVQKLIADPMSLGVFGYSFLEQNQDQIQGNIVGGVKPTFDNIANGSYPVSRPLFIYIKKAHIGMVPGIAEFVAEFSSERAWGNEGYLAERGLIPMPTEERKKFAEDAKTMRKLEL
- a CDS encoding class I SAM-dependent methyltransferase, which translates into the protein MSNHLFDLSDEYDQMLNKGLRLSGEGRRFFLEGRVDFLLKRLPSGRPWRRILDYGCGLGETSACLARRFPEAEVVGVDTSPAALKSARRQYGSDRVTFSMLEELDRSERFDLCYCNGVFHHIPVNMRPRAVELVHRVLCPGGTFAFFENNPWNPGTRLVMRLVPFDRDAIMISPARAVRMLRSGGFSVNDTPDYLFIFPKVLAALRPLEPKLVKYPFGAQYLILSRKGTGGYCVIPRSDPEDAASGTSVGHREP
- a CDS encoding ABC-F family ATP-binding cassette domain-containing protein — its product is MLFIENIKKSFAAKELFSPSSLTIHRGEKVAVIGPNGCGKTTLFKMIVGALECDEGEIRLAGGVRIGMLAQEPTPSGRPILEETLEGDTELMQLRRERERLDRVIEAHETPPREVLERLGDIEHRLEALDSFSAESRCGAILHGLGFSTADLERPLDTFSGGWRMRIALARLLFSRADLLLLDEPTNHLDLESCAWLERFIQNGAATCMIISHDRGFIQRTTRVTVAIEGKTVTRYSVDFERYLSQRQERLLQQEKLAERQKQEIDHLERFIRRFRAKATKARQVQSRIKRLDRIEPVRTVVSQRHLDRVALPEPPPSAREVLALNGVSKEFGPLPVFANVTLNLERGDRVGLLGPNGAGKSTLLKIIHRTLAPDRGSVILGDRVVSGHFAQHAMEALLAGETILESATRAAGKGMTGEKIRTLLGGFLFSGEEVFKTVSVLSGGEKARLALARLFLAAPNLLLLDEPTNHLDMESRAALEEGLSDYAGSMILVTHDRDLMETVCDRFWLIAGGTIRPWEGSLDDYLDLVASEKGSNPDTSTTPRSSPRDRRREAAQRRREMDLATRDPRRQIAILEQEIEELETALAANRDALTDPGLHARENKELLLERLAENGRLESNLGRAMKAWEEQSFALERQIAKLSGGEERL